One Brassica oleracea var. oleracea cultivar TO1000 chromosome C7, BOL, whole genome shotgun sequence genomic window carries:
- the LOC106305457 gene encoding 54S ribosomal protein L19, mitochondrial-like, producing the protein MAAVAKDIVTRRAVAGTIKLTVLAGKASPGPPVSPALGPYRLNMMAFCKDFNARTQKYKPDTPMAVKITAYMDHSFEFTFKSPSVSWYIKKAAGVDKGSTRPGHLTVTTLSVRHVYEIAKVKQTDPFCQYMPLESICKSIIGTANSMGIKIVQDLE; encoded by the coding sequence ATGGCCGCGGTTGCGAAGGACATCGTGACACGGAGAGCAGTTGCGGGGACGATTAAGCTGACTGTCCTGGCTGGAAAAGCAAGTCCAGGACCTCCTGTAAGTCCGGCGCTAGGTCCGTACAGGCTTAACATGATGGCATTCTGCAAGGACTTCAACGCCAGGACTCAAAAGTACAAACCGGACACTCCTATGGCCGTGAAGATAACGGCGTACATGGACCACTCGTTCGAGTTCACCTTTAAATCTCCTTCTGTGTCGTGGTACATTAAGAAAGCAGCTGGGGTTGACAAAGGGAGCACACGTCCGGGGCACTTGACGGTAACGACGCTTTCGGTGAGACACGTGTACGAGATAGCTAAGGTGAAGCAGACGGATCCATTCTGTCAGTATATGCCTCTGGAGTCGATCTGCAAATCTATCATTGGTACTGCTAACTCCATGGGAATCAAGATTGTTCAGGATTTGGAGTGA
- the LOC106302142 gene encoding RING-H2 finger protein ATL45-like, translating to MYISKLCMCVYYYLTSSDSSSSLSSFLFTTLTTFSLSLHTSNNMTRSSRFLGSATAPPPPQEILAAETDMVIILSALLCALICVAGLAAVARCAWLRRLTGVNSAAVGESPPPPSKGLKKKALQSLPKSTFAAADSPSTSAGDGDSSTECAICLTEFTDGEEIRVLPLCSHAFHVACIDKWLTSRSSCPSCRRVLVPMKCDRCGHHASTAESQAKDHQDRSQFTPVIIPAFLP from the coding sequence ATGTATATAAGTAAGCTGTGTATGTGTGTCTATTATTATCTAACTAGTTCAGATTCTTCTTCCTCTCTTTCTTCTTTTCTCTTCACCACTCTCACAACATTCTCTCTTTCTCTTCATACATCAAACAACATGACTCGCTCCTCTAGATTCCTCGGATCGGCGACGGCGCCGCCACCACCGCAAGAAATCCTCGCCGCAGAAACCGACATGGTCATTATTCTCTCAGCTCTCCTCTGCGCTCTCATATGCGTAGCCGGCTTAGCCGCCGTAGCTCGCTGCGCCTGGCTCCGCCGTCTCACCGGCGTTAATTCCGCCGCCGTTGGTGAATCTCCGCCGCCGCCGAGCAAAGGTCTCAAGAAGAAAGCGCTCCAGTCTCTCCCCAAGTCAACCTTCGCCGCCGCAGACTCGCCGAGCACCTCCGCCGGAGACGGAGACTCATCCACCGAGTGCGCCATATGCTTAACGGAGTTTACCGACGGAGAAGAGATCAGGGTATTACCGCTATGTAGCCACGCCTTCCACGTGGCGTGCATAGACAAATGGTTGACTTCTCGGTCGTCGTGTCCTTCTTGCCGCCGGGTTTTGGTTCCGATGAAGTGTGATCGGTGTGGACACCACGCTTCCACGGCGGAGTCTCAGGCTAAAGACCACCAAGATCGTTCACAGTTCACTCCCGTCATTATTCCTGCTTTTCTTCCTTAA
- the LOC106302091 gene encoding uncharacterized protein LOC106302091, translating into MEMSQLDSDLRLPPRKRLLAGYMKLNGIGSSSSSSSTSPSAALASSSSTSNSIGSSSSSASTSRFHSVQNQSPEELVEAARSAAALAVKAAKAARAIANEKALISSKAIAAAKRALELVDSFPKEAMADCKEKKHVSVDNLSSKDLACRLQRAIERRYPKVLAIREENGQINKKQKMNKTVADGGSSVTGYVNGIAGVVDSDSSYDGLESNRKAFKPNEVDWIRTPGKGKAEEQRRGRVKLKKFPLSICDSTDQENGVSSLSPVPVAQPQNKAIRS; encoded by the coding sequence ATGGAGATGAGTCAGCTCGATTCCGATTTGCGCCTGCCTCCTCGAAAACGATTACTTGCTGGTTACATGAAACTAAACGGCATCGGATCTTCTTCTTCTTCTTCATCTACGTCTCCTTCGGCTGCTTTAGCTTCTTCTTCCTCGACTTCAAACTCAATCGGATCCTCCTCCTCCTCTGCTTCAACCTCTCGTTTCCACAGCGTCCAGAATCAGTCACCTGAAGAGCTCGTGGAGGCAGCGAGATCCGCAGCTGCCTTAGCCGTCAAAGCTGCGAAGGCGGCTAGAGCGATAGCGAACGAGAAGGCCTTGATTTCTTCAAAGGCGATTGCTGCGGCCAAGAGGGCATTGGAGCTTGTTGATTCTTTCCCTAAAGAAGCAATGGCTGATTGCAAGGAGAAGAAACATGTCTCCGTAGACAACTTGTCTTCAAAGGATTTAGCGTGTAGGTTGCAGCGAGCTATCGAGAGAAGGTACCCTAAAGTCTTGGCTATTCGCGAGGAGAATGGTCAAATAAACAAGAAGCAGAAGATGAACAAGACCGTAGCTGATGGTGGGAGTAGTGTGACCGGTTATGTGAATGGCATCGCTGGGGTTGTGGATTCAGACAGCTCCTATGACGGATTAGAATCAAACAGAAAGGCGTTCAAACCGAATGAAGTGGATTGGATACGGACACCAGGGAAGGGGAAAGCAGAGGAGCAAAGAAGAGGAAGAGTGAAACTAAAGAAGTTTCCTTTGAGCATTTGCGATTCTACCGATCAAGAAAACGGTGTCTCCTCCTTGTCTCCAGTCCCGGTGGCTCAGCCGCAAAACAAAGCCATACGGTCATAG
- the LOC106301489 gene encoding probable serine/threonine-protein kinase sky1: protein MSCSSSSGSEGEEEGFDSYRKGGYHAVRIGDPFSGGRYIAQRKLGWGQFSTVWLAYDTLSSSYVALKIQKSAQQFAQAALHEIEFLSAAADGDLQNTKCVVRLIDHFKHAGPNGQHLCMVLEFLGDSLLRLIRYNRYKGLKMDKVREICRCVLTGLDYLHRELGMIHSDLKPENILLCSTIDPAKDPVRSGLTPLLEKPEGNANGGGGSSTMNLIEKKLKRRAKRAVAKISERRVSMVGGEASSNTERSLDGIDMRCKVVDFGNACWADKQFAEEIQTRQYRAPEVILKSRYSFSVDMWSFGCTAFELVTGDMLFAPKEGNGYGEDEDHLALMMELLGKMPRKIAIGGAKSKDYFDRHGDLKRIRRLKYWPLDRLLVDKYKLPEAEAKEFAEFLSPILEFAPEKRPTAQQCLEHPWMNVVSTQNNADNVESQMRNLHIKG from the exons ATGTCGTGTTCATCCTCGTCTGGATCAGAAGGTGAAGAAGAAGGCTTCGATTCTTACCGCAAAGGTGGATACCACGCCGTCAGGATCGGCGACCCTTTCTCCGGTGGTCGTTACATCGCTCAGAGAAAGCTTGGCTGGGGTCAATTCTCCACCGTCTGGCTTGCCTACGACACTCTCTCCTCT AGCTACGTTGCTTTGAAGATTCAGAAGAGCGCGCAGCAATTCGCACAAGCCGCACTCCACGAAATCGAGTTCCTTTCAGCTGCTGCCGACGGAGACCTCCAAAACACCAAATGCGTCGTCCGCCTCATCGACCATTTCAAGCACGCTGGCCCCAACGGGCAGCATCTGTGCATGGTGCTCGAGTTTCTCGGCGACAGCTTGCTCCGTTTGATCAGGTACAACCGTTACAAAGGCTTGAAGATGGATAAAGTCAGGGAGATTTGCAGATGCGTGCTGACCGGTTTGGATTACTTGCACCGTGAGCTCGGTATGATCCACTCTGATTTAAAACCGGAGAATATTCTTCTTTGCTCCACCATTGACCCTGCTAAAGATCCGGTTAGATCCGGTTTAACTCCGTTGTTAGAAAAGCCTGAGGGAAACGCAAACGGTGGTGGCGGTTCTTCGACCATGAATCTGATTGAGAAGAAGCTGAAGAGGAGAGCTAAAAGAGCGGTTGCTAAGATATCAGAGAGGAGAGTTTCAATGGTTGGTGGAGAAGCGTCGTCCAATACGGAGAGGAGTCTTGATGGGATTGATATGAGATGCAAAGTGGTTGACTTCGGTAACGCGTGTTGGGCTGATAAACAGTTTGCTGAAGAGATACAGACGAGACAGTACAGAGCTCCTGAGGTGATACTGAAGTCTCGATACTCTTTCTCTGTTGATATGTGGTCTTTTGGTTGTACTGCTTTCGAGCTTGTCACTGGGGATATGCTGTTTGCTCCTAAAGAAGGGAATGGTTATGGAGAAGACGAGGATCATCTTGCTCTTATGATGGAGCTTCTAGGAAAAATGCCTCGAAAG ATTGCTATTGGTGGAGCGAAGTCTAAAGACTACTTTGACAGACATGGAGATTTGAAGAGGATCCGGAGGTTGAAGTATTGGCCACTGGATCGTTTACTGGTGGATAAGTACAAGCTTCCGGAAGCAGAAGCGAAGGAGTTTGCTGAGTTTCTGAGTCCTATTCTTGAGTTTGCGCCGGAGAAACGACCAACTGCTCAGCAGTGCTTGGAACATCCATGGATGAATGTAGTAAGTACACAGAACAATGCAGATAATGTAGAATCTCAAATGAGAAACTTGCACATCAAAGGGTGA
- the LOC106303783 gene encoding 54S ribosomal protein L19, mitochondrial, with protein MAAAAKDIATRRAVAATIKLTVPAGGARPAAPVGPALGQYRLNLMAFCKDFNARTQKYKPDTPMAVKITAYKDNSFEFTVKSPSVSWYIKKAAGVDKGSTRPGHLTVTTLSVRHVYEIAKVKQTDPFCQYMPLESICKSIIGTANSMGIKIVQDLE; from the coding sequence ATGGCGGCGGCGGCGAAAGACATCGCGACACGGCGAGCTGTGGCGGCGACGATCAAGCTGACTGTCCCGGCTGGAGGAGCACGCCCAGCAGCTCCTGTGGGCCCTGCGCTAGGTCAGTACAGGCTGAACCTGATGGCGTTCTGCAAGGACTTCAACGCGAGGACTCAAAAGTACAAACCGGACACTCCGATGGCCGTGAAGATAACGGCGTACAAGGACAACTCGTTCGAGTTCACCGTCAAGTCTCCGTCCGTGTCGTGGTACATCAAGAAAGCGGCGGGGGTGGATAAAGGGAGCACGCGTCCGGGGCATTTGACGGTGACGACGCTTTCCGTGAGACACGTGTACGAGATCGCGAAGGTGAAGCAGACGGATCCGTTTTGTCAGTATATGCCGTTGGAGTCGATCTGCAAATCTATCATTGGTACCGCTAACTCCATGGGGATCAAGATTGTTCAGGATTTGGAGTGA